Part of the Pieris brassicae chromosome 5, ilPieBrab1.1, whole genome shotgun sequence genome is shown below.
gaggtgatacggatggtattttgtattctgtctGAAACCAGTTGCAGGtgttaatccgaacaacttctCTGAATTGAATTCTTACCAAGGAATTAATAGTTTCTGGATCATTAGCTGCCTCAACATCCATGAGCGCCAACAGCGCCATATTGTGTAGACCACTCACAAAAAGAGCGCATTTAACTGCGTGAGCTGTATAGTCCGGTAACATTTCTCCTTCAGCATCTGATTCACTATCAGACTCGCTGTCCCATTCATTTTGGATCTGTTTCGATCTGGAACTGCGCAAGACAGAAGTccatttttagatttattggGTGCATAGTTAATAGTCGATAGTAGCTAAGACAAAGATTAAGATGTGTTTAAGACGCGTTGATGTTTTTGAAGGAAATGTATGAAGTCCAAATTTAGAAGGAAAATTAgagaaaaacttaaaaagaaagaaataaagttTAGAAATCTAGGCTTCAAAcgattaacatttattatttacagctTATGTTTAAACtcaaattttatgttattattaaaaaataatagaaaatcttttgctatctattaatattttctaagttCACTTTTAAATCATACTATACTAAGTCAGAGTAAGCGGGGAGAGGAACTTACCTTTCGCTAAAGTTAATCTGTTTCTCTAAGCTGGGCGTTAAAATATCGCGTAACTCCAACGGCGTCATAACCCTACTACTGTATCCACTAGATTTGTCTGAAAATGCTAGATGACTCAATTTTTCCATAAGCGGTGTTAGCTGAACACCAGAtaactttttcttaaaacCGACATCTGTTTCTGTTTGTTCTGTATTTAGAGATTTCAGGGGTAATGATAGAGATTTCCGTCTAGACTGATCCGTTACGGCCAAGGTCTTTGTTGAGTCTTTAGCTATTTTCTTCGGCGTTCGCTGAGGGGATTTCGCCAATTCGGAGTCAAAATCTTGAAATTTGTCCAGTTCACATAATTTTAGATTGaagttaaacatattttcttcCTTCTTGTCTTTCATTCCGGCATAATACTGTTCGAGATACTGATTAAATAGTGACTCTGAGATCGCAATGCCATCATTTCTGAATACTGGAAAGGAGGGATCATTTATTGTAATGGTGTTTTGATTCTTCCGTTGTAGAGGTGATAAATCCAGCGACTCTTTAGACTTCAATATGATTTTGGAACCATTTCTAGAGATCTTTTTAAACGTTTCTTGCAAGTCGGTAACACTGGCCAGCTTTCGCAAAGGTTCTggtttgttaataaaatgttctGCTACACAGTCAGAATTGAGTACCGTTTCAGTATCTCGTTTTTCGTCtactttattttctatgttTTTGAGAACGTCCGGCTCTACGTCTGATTTCTCCTGACTTTCGAGATTTTGACAGATGGAGAGCATGTTTCCGTGTAAGCGTTTGAACTCGACCATTGGTGTCGAGCATACGCTGGTCTGTCCCGTGAATACGTTTTCATTTTCTTTCACATCTTCATCGAGTGACTTCTGGTTTTTAAAGCTTAGTGAGAGTTTGTTGGGACGTGATCTTGGTTTGTTCGCGAACGGGACGACGTCAGGCATACTGGGCTTTCTTTTTTCTCCCGGTATCTCCTCTCTATTTGGAGGCgagatcattgtgtggtcctcTTCTGGCACGGCTGTGAATAATAAAGACTTATCCCTTTTCATGCCTGACTGTGGGTGTTCTctaactttttctttttcaatttcTTGAGCCTGTAACATATGGAAAAGTAAAACGACGAATATTTTAGGGAAAGCTATGTATTGTTCGACCATATACATACCTTTTTGAATCCGTTAATCATTTCTTCTCCATTTCGAGCGAAGTCCTGCAATTTGCTAGATTGTTTCTTCAAACTGCTGTATGTCTTTTTACCGACGTATACCACTAATACTTGGGATCCTAGAGGCAAAGGCGTATCCGTCTGGAGCGTTTCTGCTGGAGATTTTATTCGATACGGGTCTACAACTGTTATGTATGAGGTCAGACTTGGTGGTAGTTGAGTTGAAATTATCctgtaaacaaattaattttatcttctactgttttaaaattttatcgaGTAAGAAACGATaggtttttgttaatttatttagttaaaatacaaaatcagCCCCCggaatatactaaaaaaatctttaaatctACATACTACATACTAAACGttactgtaatataaaaaagttgcctttcattttgtaaattaatcaCAAACCCACGCAAATAGCTTCACTATACTTAAATATGtagaattattaaacaaaacaatattctgttgaaagatttttattactgGTTCAAACGTGTTCTCAtcacattgaaataaatgtaaagaatGCAAAGTGGGACGTGTGACTGTCGGCGATTAATAATGTAAGTTACATTTATGCGTATAGGTACAGTTACAGTGATtacagtaaatatttaatcaatatgTATTAAACGATGTGCTATGGTAATTTGTAtgaaagagcagtgttggtcagcttgcgactctcatccctaaggtcgtatgTTCTATCTTTCTATGTGGGGATTTGGCATAgtctcgaacggtgaagggaaacatcgtttggaaaccggattgccttagaaccaaaaagtcgacggcgtgtgtcaggcataggacaagaccttcttgcctattaaattgacaaatgatcatgaaaccgatcctaaaaatgttgtagcgctattttttttacaaattaatacaattgcTACAGCGACTAGTGTCAATATATCAAGATATGCTCCAAGAGGAACCAGGGCACCTATAAGGCTTATTTGTATAGGTTTAAGGTTAATTTCTCCTAACTTTAAATGCCGCAAACTACAACCAGAAAAGGTAAATCGTGAGCACTGCAAGGGAAAGAACTTCATAgtttgacatttaattaataaccgTTAAACAGACTGTCTGTCTCACTAGAGGACACGTCacttataatactaataaatcaCTGTACATGCTTAACGACTTTATTACGCAATATATACGCAATAAaattccttaataaataactcaAAACCCGTTTTGAAAACTTCCTGTTAAAGGTCCCATTAAAACAAGTCATTAGTAAGGGAACTCTTTATATACAGTGTTTACGGTAAGGTCAAACACAGTATGTGGTCAAAATATTTCATGTTTGCTAAACATGAGCTGCAAGAAACTAAACACTGGTTGAATATGCCAACGTAATCAACTAATATTtggtatttgttattaatattccCTATTGAGTAATAATTAACTCTTATCCTGCCTGGAAGACAttgctcgaaagcgataaggcctcTAGTcgttcatttaattatttaccgTATTATACTTCTGTATGCAAAAAAGTgtcaataaatcaattaataactCAGGAATGGCATTCTAATGATGAAATATtctaatcaaaaaatattatggctTTTGTGTGCATtcgtttcaaaaataaaaaactaggTATAAATTTGGAGGTTTATGTTTCAAGCActcaattttgataaatatcaGTTGTATActgttgtttgtcttaatgATACAGACGTCGCTCTAGgcctatttattttacaatagcagtacaaaagaaaaaaaacctcCAGTGTAACAAGCCTTAACAcgcaaactaaaaataaacaagacGCGACAAGTCCAAAATAAATGCCGAAACTTACGGCACTCACTTTAAATAATGAGTGTTTATTTTTGCAAGCGAACAGATATTGACTTTAAGGAACATGCaagaattttatcttttacgTCATCAAAAAGGCACAGAACACAGACACAACAACACAGATTGAATAGGTAATAAATAGgtatttgtatgtgtgtacaatttttataattctaatacatatttaaatacgcTGTAAAACCAAAGAATTACCAGAAGACCGAGTCGAGCCAAGTAATATAGATAACGGAACCAGTTGGCTCATGGGGTCATGAGCCTCCTGGGACCTGGACTGGGCTTCACTATATCACACAGTTTTAATTGCTACTAAGGTATAATAGATTCTGTAGAAACAATTCACTTTATGAATATACTATTAGAATTTTGTTAGAAAATAGAAAGATGAATGGACGAAGAAAGTGACGGAATGGCTGACAAAAGAAAACTaggaagacaaataaaaagatgggAAGATGATGTGCGAAGAGCAGCCGGCCCTATGTGGCTACGTAACGCTAGAAACGGAGAAGAATGCAAGATCTTAGAGGCTTATGTCCAAGGACAAGCTGTATAATAGAAATTAACCGGCTTgccgattaattattagtgtttCTTTTTATGTACTAGTATAAGAAATTACAGTAATAaagggcttttattattatgattagaATTTTTTGCTAGATACGATTTTGTTGAACGCCAAATCGTTAAATATAAAGGGACAACtcacttattattatacaaaatgacGCCTCCCAAAACTCCTTTACTTCGTCGACACTGCTCCAAAATTTGCATCGACTCCAAATAAACTGATGTGGCACTctgcaaaataaataaacatctatTAACTTCAACGCTAACAGCGGCGTTAATCGTTTACGTATACTGTTACTTAGCAAATACTGCTGTGCGGTGAACAGGGTTTTTGTCTCACGGTGTTTTTATCTTATGCAGTCGTAATTAAATGGAATTTCCGCTATGTTATTGCGCAGATTTTTgtcatctttatttatttgtaaatatagtcGTCTCTCGATAATTTAAAGCTCAAGGTACTAGAGATAATCTTCAAATTATCAAGAGTTTAACATAACAAGTAAGGGGAgggttgataaaaaaatattgatttattattatgtattaacaattgaatacaattgtttaaaagcGACTTCCGTCTATCATTGTTCAAAGAAAAAACGATTGACAGGTCTgtacatatatgtaaacaaAGAATGATAAACACTTCAAATTATCGCATGTTGGCGAGCAAGATACTATTCCTTCAACTTCAAATTACCGAAGGGACCAAGTAACATtggttttattcaaattatcaaGAGTATCGACGGTaagatagtttttatatagatttaaatatatcacaGTCCTATGCTTCAAAAACAGACGTGATCTGTTCAAACTATTTAGCTGATTTGCaccagttttataatttaatcgaCTTTGATTACGGCTGAGTCAGTGGTTGAGGACCGGAtgattcaaaaatatacaaatatcgaCTAGTCTAGTCCAAAaggaataaaatcaatatgtttttaaattaatattaagatatgttttttttaatacaaaaagaaaCCAAACACGCTACAACCCTTTGTcttgggcttcagatttcgtaattctttttttcgccaaacatttttttaaattgccaagtagatgatcagaagactgatcacctacttggcaATTTACACCTTACACACGTAGGTCTTATGATGttcctgacgatgttttcTCACCACACAACCGAGTGTTAATTATGAACACATTCGAACAACCTCGAGGTTTAAGGGTCTTATTTCTCGCTGTCCTGGtgaaattaaatcattatgcGAAACCGGTTAGCTTAAAATTGTAATGCATTATTTTCTATAGCGAACTGCACGGAACGAAACTGAAcggtttttaattaacaattaaaaaccgTTCAGTTTTTGTGTACGTCATAAACAATCCATCTCATCCAAACGCGCATATCTCAAAGTATTTAAAACTCTCgtaaaacttaaaacattACGTCCCTTTGTAGGCTCAAAGGACTGAAAGAGGATTATGACTTtgtcaaaaagaaaaattaagcATAAAAGGAAATTGCGAAAAATAGAGCGCTCGAATAGCGGTTCAAACGACGTCATTAAAGTAGAACAAATCCCGCTTTGAATGGATATAACGTGAATTGTTAATTTCGTTATCTGATGGAATTTTACTGGAGTGAAATCGTTAATCCCGTAGTACTTGTAATTAAAGTAAACATTGTCTTATCTTGTAGTATCAgcaaatacaaacaaacattttatagaGATGTTGctcatatttttaagtgattGATGAGTGATTGAGATGAACacacaaaaatttacaatttatatgtgTAATGCCTCAGAACCATGCAAATCTTAAAGATTTTTGCCGTcacatgaaatatattaattacacaatAGACAATACTATGATTGTACATACCTACCATCTGAAAGTATTATGACCAGCcaactttaatatttcttaactaaagaaaacattaaattcgATATTTTCCAAGTTTGTGATCTTAATTTCGCCTTTCACACCACACTTAATACTGGTCGTGTTAAGTGTGGCCAATTGGACCAATTCAATTGAATATTGGAATGAATTGAATTACAAATGATTGGAATGTACTAATATCAAtgatcaatataaaaaaagtatttttaagcGCCTATTGCAGTGGTGTATGCCACCCCCCCTACAACTATAAAATGATGTATGttgaatacaatatacataatttttataaaaataataaacttgaataataggttttaggaagaaattactagatttttttcatgaaattatatatttttttagtaaatttttggATAGCCCCCTTTAGAAAAGAACTGTAGGGCGTAAGCGGCATTGTTAAGCGAATAAGCACTTTTAAAGgcgttataaaaacaaaacttcttgtttttataaatttttggtaaaatttatgttgtattttagaataaacagattatatactgtatatgatgtactttaaataaaaaaatcaaacatacGAAAAGTGTCcaatatgttattaatgtactcgtaaacaaataataaatatgtggaGGTTTATGGAATAGAGTGTTGGCTTGACGTGCgcctctcattcctgaggtcataggttccaACCCCGGCTGTTCACCTATGTACTTTACTATGTGCGCACTTAACATACGATCGCAGACATAAAGaggtcgacggcgtgtgtaagacacagaaggctgatcacctacttgcctattagataatataattgatcacgaaacagttacagaaatttgaggcccagaactaaacggcgctattgttttttttacgacaatattaataattatttataatatgtaagaaTGACCTTGGTTTTGACAACTTATTATTGTGTCTATCCGAAAAGTAAGAAGTTCACGCTGGGAACGTCAAGATTTTagtgaaaaaaaatgaaaatttatctCTCAAAAGCGTTGTAACTTCGACCGTTTTcactttgaatattttacgAGACTctgaaatcatttttaactTTGGACGAAGATATTTATACTACTTTTAACGAAGCGgatatcttaataaaatatatagttgtgTTTTgcataatcataaataatttctacattCTGACCAATACCAAAAAATAAGCTTGTGAAGTCGCTGACAACTCTTTGAACAGcgatatattaagattaatttatataaaaaatctaaatacatattatgaaaataaatttatcaaattgtTATTGTGTGTTGTgcattcaagtattacgtcacgcaatttttggagattcttgacccccccccccccatgaaacgcgccgtcacgtatccaatagtaaaacgtttcatGACCatccccagtgactctttatacctaaaacttaccattatgtggtgtaaagtactggaaagtggaaaataatattaacaataacgcgtaattcaatccccgcccctgcatcgtaacgttttacaaagGGGAGCCCCCCCCACTcccaaaattcgttacgtaatacttgaacgcttcCTACCTAACTTAACACAGGTTAGACACCCACACCCATTCACACACTCACACATGTCTCATAAGACTTGTTTGATTAGTTCTACCACTAAACCTACTTTTTCccaaaaaactgttttaaacatgTACCATGTACCACTGACTAGTTGTTATCTAGTTACTGACAACACTAGGGACCATACATGGACATAGATGAATTGTGTTACATGAAtaatggttttattatttatattaaacacaaaataaaataagtaaacgAACAAAGTATATTCCTCGATTTTGTATTCTTAAGTAAGATTTTTCTACGATAATTAGCCAATTTACGGATTCGGATAAGCTACGATAATTAGCTTATCCGAATAagcttaaatattaataaaaccatTGTTGTTCGGACAACTCAATACAAAATCCAGCCTTTGTCGATATCAGAAAGCCTCAGATGTTTATAGACTAttagcttttaataattaaaaaaatcaatggcgccaCAACCTTGTTATGTCTGTgtctcaaatttctgtatctatttgtttcatgatcatttgtcactataataggcaagtaggtgatatcCTCCTGTGCAAGCCTTAAGATGGTTTTCTTTGAGCACATGTTACATGCGTAcatataaagtccattggtgcagagccggggatcgaacctacgacctcagggattagaGACGCACCCTGAAGcaactaggccaatactgcttcTTTATTAATAGCTATTAATAGATTAATATAAACCTAGTAAAACGTCagattaataaattcaatattaaaaaaaatcctagtAATACGAAATTTATCGGTTATTGACGTCAACGAAGACATTTAACTTCGGTACGccaatagttattttttaatgcaaatatACCAGATATATTTGCATATCGATGAAGCAGATCTGATATACATTTATAGATTGGATCTGTTTTTATATACTGAAGTGTTGGGTGGATGGgtagtatcacttaacattagacGAGCCTCCTACCGATATGTctcttttacataaaaaaatatacaattgaaTCTATAGGAATATACCATACAGAAAATGTATCAATCACATGAAGACACGATCAACGCCCTACTGATTGGGCCGCTCTATCACTGTATTCTCTATCCGTAGAAATCTGATACAGTACCGTAGTATTCAAAATATAGAtgatatttaagttttatacaaAGAGATAGATTATTAGTAGTATTTTGTGACATACTTAGAGAAAGGTGTACTAAATGCATTATGGAGCTACAAAAGCGTAATTGTAGATTAGAGATGAAGCGAATAGATGTTGTGCCGGATATCGAGTATTCGGCCAACTCTGTAGCCAGATAGCCGAATATCCGGCCGAAGCATGTCGAGTGGTGGTCAGATAAGGCTGTACAATACCCAAACTTAACAAAACTTTACATCTCAGCGCCATGCATCAGTGTATAGCGAAAGACTTTTCAGAAGCTGGCCTTGTATACGAAGACAAGAGAAATCGTATGTTGCCTTTTACAGTATAATTGGTATTGATTCATCATAATTTGCCCTAAGTACAGTTTGAAAATTAGTTTTCTgtacagttattaaaaataatgattcacCGATACAATcacattcaattttatttagtaaatatagtgcttttaatatttatgtggtatttatttgaattccgATATCCGGCCGGATACAAGTTTCTTAACCGGTTCTTAGCAGCCAGATAAACCGGTCACCTGTTAGTTACCGAAAAACTGTTTCATCTCTAGTAGAAATCACAATTTGTTTGTCATAAAATACTTAACgaatttagataaaattagattttctACTACTTGTAACTAACGTAATAACTATAAGTAAATAGTAAATCATAATTTCatttcactttaaatattagaaaatccCAAACATAATCAGAATTATATGTAGCAAAATAATTCGCTTATCTGTAAACGATAAGAACAAGTCGACACGGAACGATTACGCTGTCTAATTAAGAACTATACAACGCAAGCATTTATCCAAGCGTGTAATCAGCGATCTTTTCATTCCAAGGAACATTAACTTCATTCGTTGATAACGTTAAAGCCAGAACAACACACATCtttcgaaaatttattatatgatttatttatttcgttatcCGACGggtaacataaattatggTGATTATTAACAGGTGTCTAAAGATACAAAGGGGTTGCCGgtcaacctttttaggtttgggcctcagatttctgtatctgt
Proteins encoded:
- the LOC123709630 gene encoding uncharacterized protein LOC123709630 — encoded protein: MAKEMMIVFVYDTECCVAEEDDPADAVLYFHPGWVSDTQRHALAGQVVGAAHCVKSLFSQPSAITLQSGKFIIREYGRYVLAIGSDRNIPDWVLKNRANLLTSMIKVYHGDLQSLAVSMEDQKRLAEKLYQIFETYLPVLQYGCHIFQRVPMLSLPKSATSVYLESMQILEQCRRSKGVLGGVILYNNKIISTQLPPSLTSYITVVDPYRIKSPAETLQTDTPLPLGSQVLVVYVGKKTYSSLKKQSSKLQDFARNGEEMINGFKKAQEIEKEKVREHPQSGMKRDKSLLFTAVPEEDHTMISPPNREEIPGEKRKPSMPDVVPFANKPRSRPNKLSLSFKNQKSLDEDVKENENVFTGQTSVCSTPMVEFKRLHGNMLSICQNLESQEKSDVEPDVLKNIENKVDEKRDTETVLNSDCVAEHFINKPEPLRKLASVTDLQETFKKISRNGSKIILKSKESLDLSPLQRKNQNTITINDPSFPVFRNDGIAISESLFNQYLEQYYAGMKDKKEENMFNFNLKLCELDKFQDFDSELAKSPQRTPKKIAKDSTKTLAVTDQSRRKSLSLPLKSLNTEQTETDVGFKKKLSGVQLTPLMEKLSHLAFSDKSSGYSSRVMTPLELRDILTPSLEKQINFSESSRSKQIQNEWDSESDSESDAEGEMLPDYTAHAVKCALFVSGLHNMALLALMDVEAANDPETINSLWETSLNALGPIEQHCIDPLVAGPEAHDYSYLMLDPDWGTVKKGGPWAAMDIATMGLIHNEFEEDSDTSEFILRSEDSVVLGVSCGKSQIFYQENGQRQPGLPPPSDILATAPLRARRRLHRDHSALIL